In Hoeflea ulvae, one genomic interval encodes:
- a CDS encoding Pvc16 family protein, with product MAFAPSHFVDVMGRMRQVLIDELAPHIPDVQVEVGYPAQFKVGSRPLITLFLYRIERVGQAVAPDPGLPVGLALHVLLTAMSPPIAGNASIETIGMQELKILALAARVFGGDYDLGSVPIADVPEIGLLAKMRPEDLHAKVSLQNLDNEDINHIWMTQTDTPYRTSIGYTVRYGLLTPFHAPDEGPQVLSVEQDMQAYDTAATLPLPTDPAESVPLTRVSTINGAFMLLDNGKLATSTTVERDTDETTDIDLSLITSAHDAMPVALELDVLGADNVWAEDDEDKLSLALVNAVAARDLPPDLADAAVSATISPSGTDTGFRIRAARQDGAALPLFPSIVVLVDRPPGEA from the coding sequence GTGGCTTTCGCACCCAGCCATTTCGTAGATGTCATGGGCCGCATGCGGCAGGTGCTGATTGATGAGCTCGCACCGCACATTCCCGATGTCCAGGTGGAAGTCGGATACCCGGCACAGTTCAAGGTCGGCTCTCGCCCGCTCATCACGCTGTTTCTCTACCGCATCGAGCGCGTTGGACAGGCGGTCGCGCCGGATCCCGGCCTGCCTGTGGGTCTGGCGCTGCACGTGCTGTTGACCGCAATGTCTCCGCCCATTGCCGGAAACGCCAGCATCGAGACCATCGGCATGCAGGAACTGAAAATCCTTGCCCTGGCTGCCCGGGTCTTTGGCGGGGATTATGATCTCGGATCCGTTCCGATCGCCGATGTGCCGGAGATCGGCCTGCTCGCGAAGATGCGGCCCGAAGATCTGCACGCGAAAGTGTCGCTGCAGAATCTCGACAATGAGGACATCAATCACATCTGGATGACCCAGACCGACACACCCTATCGCACCTCGATCGGCTACACCGTGCGTTACGGCCTGCTCACGCCATTTCATGCGCCGGATGAAGGGCCGCAGGTTCTGTCGGTCGAGCAGGACATGCAGGCCTATGACACAGCCGCCACGCTGCCGCTGCCGACTGATCCCGCCGAAAGCGTCCCGCTGACCCGTGTCTCCACCATCAACGGAGCCTTCATGCTGCTTGATAACGGCAAACTGGCGACCTCGACGACGGTTGAGCGGGACACCGACGAGACCACCGACATAGACCTTTCCCTCATCACCAGTGCGCATGATGCCATGCCGGTGGCGCTGGAGCTGGATGTGCTCGGCGCCGACAATGTCTGGGCGGAAGATGACGAGGACAAGCTGTCTCTGGCCCTGGTCAACGCGGTTGCAGCCCGTGATCTGCCGCCGGATCTCGCCGATGCGGCTGTCAGCGCCACGATATCTCCCTCGGGGACCGACACCGGGTTTCGCATCCGCGCAGCCCGGCAGGATGGCGCCGCCTTGCCATTGTTTCCTTCAATCGTTGTCTTGGTGGACCGCCCGCCCGGGGAGGCGTGA
- a CDS encoding phage late control D family protein has product MIPKLPSIFPEGASGPASPKIFLGSSPVEASDVYGSLSTIKVNTSRKGPALATIELTCFRDEAGRWPIIDNGYFRRWKAIRLEVDFEAFSQHLLTGYILKMTPEFPEDRAEAKLTVEIQDETALLDRQQKERIWPSDGSGQSVSDDFVVRAVANDYVQPLSLSPYSAEGQISRTLNQSKTDYAFLLERADASAYEFRIVDSEIYFGPPRLSSSAQPALLVYAGGDTNTTGFKVEDSADAPEAANAAATDAASGAVNDNRITPDLPILGDVAVETGDGVAPYELRVAPQGDLSESALRALAQGQINEASLSIRAECEIDGTLYGHVLLPGQLVEVDGVGDRYGGAWYVDTVEHELDALGYRQKAVLLRNGVGREVV; this is encoded by the coding sequence ATGATCCCGAAGCTGCCGTCGATCTTTCCCGAAGGTGCCTCCGGCCCGGCTTCGCCGAAGATCTTTCTCGGCTCGTCCCCGGTTGAGGCCTCCGATGTCTACGGCTCGCTGTCGACCATCAAGGTCAACACATCACGCAAGGGACCAGCGCTCGCGACGATCGAACTGACATGTTTCCGGGATGAGGCCGGACGCTGGCCGATCATCGACAATGGCTATTTCCGACGCTGGAAGGCCATCCGGCTGGAAGTCGATTTCGAGGCCTTCAGCCAGCACTTGCTGACCGGCTACATCCTGAAAATGACGCCGGAATTTCCCGAGGATCGCGCCGAAGCCAAGCTGACCGTCGAAATCCAGGATGAGACGGCCCTTCTCGACAGGCAGCAGAAGGAGCGCATCTGGCCAAGCGACGGCTCCGGGCAAAGTGTCAGCGACGATTTCGTCGTCCGCGCCGTTGCCAACGACTACGTGCAGCCGCTGAGCCTGTCGCCCTACTCCGCCGAAGGCCAGATTTCCCGGACGCTCAATCAGTCCAAGACCGATTATGCCTTTCTTCTCGAGCGCGCCGACGCCAGCGCGTATGAATTCCGGATCGTCGACAGCGAGATCTATTTCGGCCCGCCCCGGCTGAGCAGCTCGGCACAACCGGCACTGCTGGTATATGCCGGTGGTGATACCAACACGACCGGTTTCAAGGTGGAAGACAGCGCCGACGCACCCGAGGCCGCAAACGCGGCGGCCACCGACGCGGCATCTGGCGCCGTCAACGACAACCGGATCACGCCGGACCTGCCGATTCTGGGTGATGTCGCGGTGGAAACCGGCGATGGCGTAGCGCCCTATGAGCTGCGGGTCGCCCCCCAAGGCGATCTGTCCGAATCCGCGCTGCGGGCGCTGGCACAAGGCCAGATCAACGAGGCCAGTCTGTCGATCCGGGCCGAATGCGAGATCGACGGCACGCTCTATGGGCATGTCCTGCTGCCGGGCCAGCTGGTCGAGGTCGACGGTGTCGGCGACCGTTACGGCGGCGCCTGGTATGTCGACACGGTCGAGCATGAGCTCGATGCACTGGGCTACAGGCAAAAGGCCGTTCTGCTTCGCAACGGCGTCGGAAGGGAGGTTGTCTGA
- a CDS encoding GPW/gp25 family protein produces the protein MSLPDPINAPGAYLGFPLRISGDGARQSGRKLHLKELVIQSLLTAAGERVFVPNFGIGIQRFVFAPMTENLWERIENRLIGDLSEILRGDADTNSISVSARPDAGQSEILRVVVRYRLIAIDREDSVELAISGDDMMSAETTQKELR, from the coding sequence ATGAGTCTGCCTGATCCCATCAATGCACCCGGCGCCTATCTCGGCTTCCCCCTGCGCATCAGCGGCGATGGGGCACGCCAGTCCGGGCGCAAGCTCCATCTCAAGGAACTGGTGATCCAGTCCTTGCTCACGGCTGCCGGCGAACGCGTGTTCGTGCCGAATTTCGGCATCGGCATCCAGAGATTTGTCTTCGCCCCGATGACCGAAAACCTGTGGGAGCGCATTGAAAACAGGCTGATCGGCGATCTGTCCGAAATCCTGCGCGGCGATGCCGACACCAACAGCATCAGCGTTTCGGCCCGGCCCGATGCCGGGCAATCGGAAATCCTGCGCGTCGTGGTCCGCTACAGGCTGATTGCCATCGATCGCGAAGACAGTGTCGAACTGGCCATCAGCGGCGATGACATGATGAGCGCCGAAACCACCCAGAAGGAGCTTCGCTGA
- the cpdR gene encoding cell cycle two-component system response regulator CpdR, which translates to MTPKILLAEDDNDMRRFLVKALEKAGYEVRSFDNGASAYDRLREEPFNLLLTDIVMPEMDGIELARRATELDPDLKVMFITGFAAVALNPDSKAPRDAKVLSKPFHLRDLVDEVNKMILAA; encoded by the coding sequence ATGACGCCGAAGATCCTCCTCGCCGAAGATGACAACGACATGCGCCGGTTTCTGGTCAAGGCACTGGAAAAGGCCGGCTATGAAGTCCGATCCTTTGACAATGGCGCAAGCGCTTACGACCGGCTTCGTGAGGAACCCTTCAATTTGCTGCTGACCGACATCGTCATGCCGGAAATGGACGGCATCGAGCTGGCGCGCCGCGCCACCGAACTTGACCCCGATCTCAAGGTCATGTTCATCACCGGCTTTGCCGCCGTGGCGCTCAATCCCGATTCCAAGGCGCCCCGGGATGCCAAGGTGCTGTCCAAGCCGTTCCATCTGCGCGACCTGGTCGACGAGGTCAACAAGATGATTCTCGCCGCCTGA
- a CDS encoding phage tail sheath C-terminal domain-containing protein — MSIDAPGVDIRYPTDGPPLIAELSTSVTAFVGPTRVKPAGSGGNMVVQKIRSSDEFLQSFGTPGANYGPVSLSGTDKTDVDLMGHNIRGFFANGGSEAYVISTSGNGAATASQTYAFDGEPPLKFNAIAASGGLWGNQVSVRITNSAAANRVDVEITSTLAGDDGDVVRTERYTAVEATAASMTALASQFVTFVAIAEDEVVAGARTLDLTAAAAGISFDLTGGADSGAPAADAVSSAIPELEKLEDVSLIVLPNNAWRNTDPLTANDDYLLMVSHAEEMQDRLVLVHVDDSVATFEANAAGLPLSSYMAAYYPAGKIVIPLTGDALLTQSSGLIGHVAGVYARSDNQIGAWQSPAGLQADLRAVTELSKPLNRKQQAPMNQNGVNALRIVNGIQTVYGARTRDIGGLYQYVAVRRTAFLIGDSLRSALQRVVFARNIESTWQNVKTAVNGFLRSLFNRQAFQGATAEEAYQVLCGLGESMTQTDIDNGKLIVRARFKAAKPAEFITVSIEQILQGET; from the coding sequence ATGTCCATTGACGCGCCCGGTGTCGATATTCGTTACCCCACGGACGGACCACCACTAATTGCTGAGTTGAGCACCTCGGTTACTGCCTTTGTCGGCCCGACCCGCGTCAAACCCGCCGGTTCCGGAGGCAACATGGTGGTGCAGAAAATCCGGAGCTCCGATGAGTTCCTGCAGTCCTTTGGCACCCCGGGCGCCAATTACGGTCCGGTCTCCCTTTCCGGCACCGACAAGACCGACGTGGATTTGATGGGCCACAACATTCGCGGTTTCTTCGCCAATGGCGGATCGGAAGCCTATGTCATTTCGACGTCGGGCAACGGCGCTGCAACCGCTTCCCAGACCTATGCCTTTGACGGCGAGCCTCCGCTCAAGTTCAACGCAATCGCGGCCTCCGGTGGGCTCTGGGGCAATCAGGTTAGCGTGAGGATCACCAATTCCGCGGCCGCCAACCGGGTAGATGTCGAAATAACCTCCACTCTCGCCGGAGATGACGGCGATGTGGTCCGCACCGAACGCTACACCGCGGTTGAGGCGACTGCCGCCTCGATGACGGCACTGGCCTCTCAATTCGTGACCTTTGTCGCAATCGCGGAGGATGAGGTCGTTGCCGGGGCGCGGACGCTGGATCTGACGGCTGCGGCTGCCGGGATAAGCTTCGATCTGACCGGTGGCGCCGATTCCGGCGCACCGGCCGCAGATGCCGTCAGCTCGGCGATTCCGGAACTCGAAAAGCTCGAGGATGTCAGCCTGATCGTTCTGCCCAACAATGCCTGGCGCAACACCGATCCGCTGACCGCCAATGATGACTATCTCTTGATGGTGTCCCATGCCGAGGAAATGCAGGACCGGCTGGTCCTGGTGCATGTCGATGATTCCGTCGCGACCTTCGAGGCCAATGCTGCGGGCCTGCCGCTTTCCTCCTACATGGCCGCTTACTACCCCGCCGGCAAGATCGTGATCCCGCTGACAGGTGACGCGCTGTTGACGCAATCAAGCGGGCTGATCGGCCATGTCGCCGGAGTCTATGCCCGCTCAGACAACCAGATCGGCGCATGGCAAAGCCCGGCCGGATTGCAGGCCGACTTACGGGCCGTCACCGAATTGAGCAAACCGCTCAACCGCAAACAGCAGGCGCCGATGAACCAGAACGGGGTCAACGCGCTGCGCATCGTCAACGGCATCCAGACCGTCTATGGCGCACGCACGCGCGATATTGGCGGCCTCTATCAATATGTTGCCGTGCGACGGACGGCCTTCCTCATCGGCGACAGCCTGAGAAGCGCGCTGCAGCGGGTTGTCTTCGCGCGCAACATCGAATCCACCTGGCAGAATGTGAAGACCGCGGTCAATGGCTTCCTGCGATCCCTGTTCAACCGGCAAGCATTCCAGGGTGCGACGGCCGAGGAGGCCTATCAGGTACTCTGCGGCCTCGGCGAATCCATGACCCAGACCGACATCGACAATGGCAAGCTCATTGTCCGCGCCCGTTTCAAGGCCGCCAAACCCGCAGAGTTCATCACCGTTTCGATAGAGCAGATACTTCAGGGTGAGACCTGA
- a CDS encoding phage tail protein, with translation MAEIGLFDPFLTFKFKLYFDGGAQPVAGIQKVGPIKRKTEAIMWRDGAHPHNSQSAIPGGSTFETIAFEQGLGLDDGRFEDWALSVSDWKNGDGAFKKANYRRTLRIEFLDMTGQLAQTTGGRKLNYVLDGAWVSEYQALPELDSKSMNTIGISSFTVNIEGWHRQQ, from the coding sequence ATGGCTGAAATCGGACTCTTTGACCCGTTTCTCACATTCAAGTTCAAGCTGTATTTTGACGGGGGTGCCCAGCCTGTGGCCGGAATCCAGAAAGTGGGGCCCATCAAGCGCAAGACCGAAGCGATCATGTGGCGCGATGGCGCCCATCCGCACAATTCCCAATCGGCCATCCCCGGCGGCAGCACCTTTGAAACCATCGCATTCGAACAGGGTCTTGGCCTTGATGACGGGCGATTTGAGGACTGGGCGCTCTCTGTCTCTGACTGGAAGAACGGCGACGGCGCTTTCAAGAAAGCCAATTACCGCCGGACATTGCGGATCGAGTTTCTCGACATGACCGGCCAGCTCGCCCAGACCACCGGAGGCAGGAAGCTCAATTATGTTCTCGATGGTGCCTGGGTCTCCGAATACCAGGCGCTGCCCGAACTGGATTCCAAATCCATGAACACCATCGGAATCAGCTCGTTCACCGTGAACATAGAGGGCTGGCATCGTCAGCAATAG
- a CDS encoding phage baseplate assembly protein V, translating into MADIDMSSINDVLSELQTKKYGRYKGVVTDNIDPDRRGRVKVQVEAVFGATETDWIEGIFPLGGNSDESFVFVPAIGSIVTVEFIGGDISAPVWTGTYYAPDVTHTEALDEAGDVLSLIRTRSGLEIRIRDDGEKHSLKILTAEGAEIGVDEDGNLKMTDKNGAGVEIAADDKSVKLQGHGQGSLTIDDSTVTATDGSASIEISNGNITMDATSIKLNGDQVDLGRGASSPILNATAFMQLYAAHVHTPAPPGPPTPPIVLQAVKLLKVKGA; encoded by the coding sequence ATGGCTGACATCGACATGTCCTCGATCAACGACGTACTGTCGGAGCTGCAGACCAAGAAATATGGCCGCTACAAGGGCGTCGTGACCGACAACATCGATCCCGACAGACGCGGACGTGTGAAGGTTCAGGTCGAGGCCGTGTTCGGTGCCACCGAAACCGACTGGATCGAAGGCATCTTCCCCCTGGGCGGCAATAGCGACGAGAGCTTTGTGTTCGTTCCGGCCATCGGGTCGATCGTGACGGTGGAATTCATCGGCGGCGACATTTCGGCCCCGGTCTGGACAGGGACCTATTACGCCCCGGACGTCACCCACACCGAAGCGCTCGATGAGGCGGGTGATGTGCTGTCGCTGATCCGGACTCGCTCCGGCCTGGAGATACGAATCCGCGACGATGGCGAAAAACACTCGCTGAAAATCCTCACCGCAGAAGGCGCCGAGATCGGCGTGGACGAGGACGGCAACCTGAAAATGACCGACAAGAACGGCGCCGGTGTCGAGATTGCCGCCGATGACAAGAGCGTCAAGCTCCAGGGCCACGGCCAGGGCAGCCTCACCATCGATGACAGCACCGTCACGGCGACCGATGGCAGCGCGTCGATCGAGATCAGCAACGGCAACATCACGATGGATGCCACCTCCATCAAGCTCAATGGCGACCAGGTCGACCTGGGCCGCGGCGCCTCCTCGCCCATCCTCAATGCAACGGCCTTCATGCAGCTTTACGCGGCGCATGTTCACACGCCGGCGCCACCCGGACCGCCGACCCCGCCGATTGTCCTGCAGGCCGTCAAACTGCTCAAGGTGAAGGGAGCATGA
- a CDS encoding ATP-binding protein, producing MPDFVTLDTGSGADSPLINRLAAEWERAFQLLQIAVSHRKDKPVSPDMMNALAQSSIQVDTLRKSGGWKPVENLTGFRAGGNQLLFDLVALAILPTVRPSAVFGLMNLQHPASTDPAPTAAAIYDILALDGRDDADFARALADIDELATRGIMRCDGVGPLRSFHPGALLTTLLSGTDQPVSTPGGVVRMPEGKPLETVILPKQNIPRLLEVLDIARFKDHARKNGEHLGGPLVLLAGGPGTGKSYAASALARELKRPLYRVDFGMVMSKWVGETERNLNRIFDSLSGLGAALLIDEADALLGKRVMVKEGRDQYANATVGHLLARFERHDGAVFLTTNLMENIDDAYFRRFDFVIGFPRPSESARRKIWNNHLPGECTGDDRFALIQMAGTVSLTGGEIANAAAMARAFAHAGNTHVSAAHLAHAVWREVTKTPRTVARRDLAALADFLKAEEDL from the coding sequence ATGCCTGACTTCGTCACACTGGACACGGGGAGCGGCGCCGATTCTCCTCTCATCAACCGCCTGGCGGCGGAATGGGAGCGGGCGTTCCAGCTTCTGCAGATTGCGGTCAGCCACCGCAAGGACAAGCCGGTCAGCCCCGACATGATGAACGCGCTGGCCCAGTCTTCGATACAGGTCGACACGCTGCGAAAATCCGGCGGATGGAAGCCGGTCGAGAATCTGACCGGGTTTCGCGCCGGCGGCAACCAGCTGCTGTTCGACCTGGTCGCCCTGGCAATCCTGCCCACCGTGCGGCCGTCCGCGGTCTTCGGCCTGATGAATTTGCAGCACCCCGCATCGACCGACCCCGCCCCCACTGCGGCCGCCATCTATGACATCCTGGCTCTGGACGGTCGCGATGACGCGGATTTCGCCCGGGCGCTGGCCGACATCGATGAGCTCGCCACGCGCGGCATCATGCGGTGCGACGGCGTCGGGCCGCTGAGAAGCTTTCATCCCGGCGCCCTGCTGACCACGCTGCTGTCTGGCACCGACCAACCGGTTTCCACGCCGGGAGGCGTCGTCCGCATGCCGGAGGGCAAGCCGCTTGAGACAGTGATCCTGCCCAAACAGAACATTCCGCGATTGCTGGAGGTTCTCGACATTGCGCGCTTCAAGGATCACGCGCGCAAGAATGGCGAGCATCTGGGCGGCCCGCTGGTTCTGCTCGCCGGTGGTCCCGGCACCGGCAAATCCTACGCGGCAAGCGCGCTTGCCCGCGAACTCAAGCGTCCGCTCTACCGCGTCGATTTCGGCATGGTGATGAGCAAATGGGTGGGCGAGACCGAGCGCAATCTCAACAGGATATTCGATTCGCTGAGCGGTCTGGGCGCGGCACTTCTGATCGACGAGGCCGACGCCCTGCTGGGCAAGCGCGTCATGGTCAAGGAAGGCCGCGACCAGTATGCCAATGCCACTGTCGGGCATTTGCTGGCCCGGTTTGAACGTCACGATGGCGCGGTCTTTCTCACCACCAATCTGATGGAGAACATCGACGACGCCTATTTCCGGCGGTTCGATTTCGTCATCGGTTTCCCCCGTCCCTCGGAAAGCGCCCGCAGAAAGATCTGGAACAACCATCTGCCCGGCGAATGCACCGGCGATGATCGCTTCGCCCTGATCCAGATGGCGGGAACGGTCTCCCTCACCGGCGGCGAGATCGCCAATGCCGCGGCCATGGCGCGGGCCTTCGCCCATGCCGGAAACACCCATGTGTCCGCCGCCCATCTCGCCCATGCGGTGTGGCGCGAGGTGACCAAGACGCCTCGCACGGTGGCCCGGCGCGATCTGGCAGCTCTTGCCGACTTCCTGAAAGCGGAGGAAGACTTGTGA